A window of Symphalangus syndactylus isolate Jambi chromosome 24, NHGRI_mSymSyn1-v2.1_pri, whole genome shotgun sequence contains these coding sequences:
- the ZNF335 gene encoding zinc finger protein 335 isoform X4: protein MLVSDCTASSSDLGSAIDKIIESTIGPDLIQSCITVTSAEDGGAETTRYLILQGPDDGAPMTSPMSSSTLAHSLAAIEALADGPTSTSTCLEPPEEEAQGGPSSPVQLPPASGAEEPDLQSLEAMMEVVVVQQFKCKMCQYRSSTKATLLRHMRERHFRPVAAAAAAAGKKGRLRKWSTSTKTQEEEGPEEEDDDDIVDAGAIDDLEEDSDYNPAEDEPRGRQLRLQRPTPSTPRPRRRPGRPRKLPRLEISDLPDGVEGEPLVSSQSGQSPPEPQDPEAPSSSGPGHLVAMGKVSRTPVEAGVSQSDAENAAPSCPDEHDTPPRRRGRPSRRFLGKKYRKYYYKSPKPLLRPFLCRICGSRFLSHEDLRFHVNSHEAGDPQLFKCLQCSYRSRRWSSLKEHMFNHVGSKPYKCDECSYTSVYRKDVIRHAAVHSRDRKKRPDPTPKLSSFPCPVCGRVYPMQKRLTQHMKTHSTEKPHMCDKCGKSFKKRYTFKMHLLTHIQAVANRRFKCEFCEFVCEDKKVLLNHQLSHVSDKPFKCSFCPYRTFREDFLLSHVAVKHTGAKPFACEYCHFSTRHKKNLRLHVRCRHASSFEEWGRRHPEEPPSRRRPFFSLQQIEELKQQHSAAPGPPPSSPGPPEIPPEATPFHSSEAPSLLCPDTLGGATIIYQQGAEESTAMATQTALDLLLNMSAQRELGGTALQVAVVKSEDMEAGLASSGGQPSPEGATPQVVTLHVAEPGGSAAAESQLGPPDLPQITLAPGPFGGTGYSVITAPPMEEGISAPGTPYSEEPPGEAAQAVVVSDTLKEAGTHYIMATDGTQLHHIELTADGSISFPSPDALASGAKWPLLQCGGLPRDGPEPPSPAKTHRVGDSQSSASPPPATSKALGLAVPPSPPSAATAASKKFSCKICAEAFPGRAEMESHKRAHAGPGAFKCPDCPFSARQWPEVRAHMAQHSSLRPHQCSQCSFASKNKKDLRRHMLTHTKEKPFACHLCGQRFNRNGHLKFHIQRLHSPDGRKSGTPTARAPTQTPTQTIILNSDDETLATLHTALQSSHGVLGPERLQQALGQEHIIVAQEQTVTNQEEATYIQEITTADGQTVQHLVTSDNQVQYIISQDGVQHLLPQEYVVVPEGHHIQVQEGQITHIQYEQGAPFLQESQIQYVPVSPGQQLVTQAQLEAAAHSAVTAVADAAMAQAQGLFGTEEAVPEHIQQLQHQGIEYDVITLADD from the exons ATGCTGGTGTCCGACTGCACAGCTTCCTCCTCGGACCTGGGCTCAGCCATCGACAAGATCATCGAGTCCACCATCGGGCCCGACCTCATCCAGA GCTGCATCACTGTGACCAGTGCCGAGGATGGTGGGGCCGAGACCACACGGTACCTGATCCTGCAGGGCCCAGATGATG GAGCCCCCATGACATCACCAATGTCCAGTTCCACCTTGGCCCACAGCCTAGCAGCCATTGAGGCCCTGGCAGATGGCCCCACATCCACATCCACATGCCTGGAGCCACCTGAGGAGGAGGCACAGGGTGGGCCCAGCTCCCCGGTGCAGCTGCCCCCAGCCTCCGGTGCCGAAGAACCGGACCTGCAGAGCCTGGAGGccatgatggaggtggtggtggtgcagCAGTTCAAATGCAAGATGTGCCAGTACCGGAGCAGCACCAAGGCCACACTGCTGCGCCACATGCGGGAGCGCCACTTCCGTCCAG tAGCAGCAGCCGCAGCAGCAGCTGGTAAAAAAGGACGTCTACGGAAGTGGAGCACCTCCACCAAGACCCAAGAGGAAGAGGGACCAGAGGAGGAGGACGATGACGACATTGTAGACGCTGGAGCCATTGATGACCTGGAGG AGGATAGCGACTATAATCCAGCTGAGGATGAGCCCCGAGGCCGGCAGCTTCGGCTCCAGCGCCCCACCCCCAGTACCCCAAGGCCTCGAAGGAGACCTGGCCGGCCCCGGAAGCTGCCCCGCCTGGAGATCTCAGACCTCCCAGATG GTGTGGAAGGAGAGCCTCTAGTGAGTTCCCAGAGTGGACAGAGCCCTCCAGAGCCACAGGATCCCGAGGCTCCCAGCTCCTCAGGCCCAGGACACCTGGTGGCCATGGGCAAGGTGAGCAGGACCCCTGTGGAAGCTGGTGTGAGCCAGTCAGATGCAGAGAACGCAGCCCCCTCCTGCCCGGATGAGCATGACACTCCGCCCCGGCGCCGAGGTCGACCTTCCAGGCGCTTCCTAGGCAAGAAATACCGCAA GTACTATTACAAGTCGCCCAAACCGCTTTTGAGGCCCTTCCTGTGCCGCATCTGTGGTTCTCGCTTTCTGTCCCACGAGGACCTGCGCTTCCACGTCAACTCCCATGAGGCTGGCGATCCCCAGCTCTTCAAGTGCCTGCAGTGCAGCTATCGTTCCCGCCGCTGGTCCTCGCTCAAG GAGCACATGTTCAACCACGTGGGCAGCAAGCCCTACAAGTGTGACGAGTGCAGCTACACCAGTGTCTACCGGAAGGATGTCATTCGGCACGCTGCTGTGCACAGCCGGGACCG GAAGAAGAGGCCAGATCCG ACTCCAAAGCTGAGCTCTTTCCCCTGCCCTGTGTGTGGCCGTGTGTACCCCATGCAGAAAAGACTCACGCAGCACATGAAGACGCACAGCACTGAGAAGCCCCACATGTGTGACAAG TGTGGAAAGTCCTTTAAGAAGCGCTACACTTTCAAAATGCACCTGCTCACGCACATCCAGGCTGTTGCCAACCGCAG GTTCAAGTGTGAGTTCTGCGAGTTTGTTTGTGAAGACAAGAAGGTACTGCTGAACCACCAGTTGTCCCACGTCAGTGACAAGCCCTTCAAATGCAGCTTTTGTCCCTACCGCACCTTCCGAGAGGACTTCCTGCTGTCCCATGTGGCTGTCAAGCACACAG GGGCCAAGCCCTTCGCCTGTGAGTACTGCCACTTCAGCACACGGCACAAGAAGAACCTACGCCTGCACGTACGGTGCCGACACGCAAGCAGCTTCGAGGAATGGGGGAGGCGCCACCCTGAGGAGCCCCCCTCTCGCCGTCGCCCCTTCTTCTCTCTGCAGCAGATTGAGGAGCTGAAGCAGCAGCACAGTGCGGCCCCTGGACCACCTCCCAGCTCCCCAGGACCTCCTGAG ATACCCCCAGAGGCGACACCTTTCCATTCATCTGAGGCTCCCTCACTGCTCTGTCCTGACACCCTGGGCGGTGCCACCATCATCTACCAGCAAG GAGCTGAGGAGTCGACAGCGATGGCCACGCAGACAGCCTTGGATCTTCTGCTGAACATGAGTGCTCAGCGGGAACTGGGGGGCACAGCCCTGCAG GTGGCCGTGGTGAAGTCGGAGGACATGGAAGCAGGGTTAGCATCCTCTGGTGGGCAGCCCTCCCCTGAAGGTGCCACTCCACAGGTGGTCACCCTCCACGTGGCAGAGCCGGGGGGCAGTGCAGCAGCCGAGAGCCAGCTAGGCCCTCCTGACCTACCGCAGATCACCCTGGCACCTGGCCCATTTGGTGGGACTGGCTACAGTGTCATCACAGCACCCCCTATGGAGGAGGGGATATCAGCTCCTGGCACACCTTACAG CGAGGAGCCCCCAGGAGAGGCAGCCCAGGCTGTGGTCGTGAGTGACACTCTAAAAGAAGCTGGCACCCACTACATCATGGCTACTGATGGTACCCAGTTGCACCACATTGAG ctcactgcagatgGCTCCATCTCCTTCCCAAGTCCAGATGCTCTGGCCTCTGGTGCCAAATGGCCCCTGCTGCAGTGTGGGGGGCTGCCCAGAGACGGCCCTGAGCCCCCATCTCCAGCCAAGACCCACCGTGTAGGGGACTCCCAGAGCTCTGCCTCCCCACCTCCTGCAACCAGCAAAGCCCTGGGCCTGGCAGTGCCCCCGTCACCACcatctgcagccactgctgcctcAAAGAAGTTTTCCTGCAAGATCTGTGCCGAGGCCTTCCCTGGCCGAGCTGAGATGGAGAGTCACAAGCGGGCCCATGCTGGGCCTGGTGCCTTCAAGTGCCCTGACTGCCCCTTCAGTGCCCGCCAGTGGCCCGAGGTCCGG GCGCACATGGCACAGCACTCAAGCCTGCGGCCCCACCAGTGTAGCCAGTGCAGCTTTGCCTCAAAGAACAAGAAGGACCTGCGTCGGCACATGCTGACTCACACCAAGGAGAAGCCTTTTGCATGCCACCTCTGTGGGCAGCG TTTCAACCGTAACGGGCACCTCAAGTTCCACATCCAGCGGCTGCACAGTCCTGATGGGAGGAAGTCAGGAACCCCTACAGCCCGGGCCCCTACCCAGACCCCAACCCAGACCATCATCCTGAACAGTGATGACGAAACACTGGCCACCCTGCACA CTGCACTCCAGTCCAGTCACGGGGTCCTGGGCCCAGAGCGGCTACAGCAGGCACTGGGCCAGGAACACATCATCGTTGCCCAGGAACAGACAGTGACCAATCAG GAGGAAGCCACCTACATCCAAGAGATCACCACGGCAGATGGCCAGACCGTACAGCACCTGGTGACCTCTGACAACCAG GTGCAGTATATCATCTCCCAGGATGGTGTCCAGCACCTGCTCCCCCAGGAGTATGTTGTGGTCCCTGAGGGCCATCACATCCAG GTACAGGAGGGCCAGATCACACACATCCAGTATGAACAAGGAGCCCCATTCCTTCAGGAGTCCCAG ATCCAGTATGTGCCTGTGTCCCCAGGCCAGCAGC
- the ZNF335 gene encoding zinc finger protein 335 isoform X5: protein MTSPMSSSTLAHSLAAIEALADGPTSTSTCLEPPEEEAQGGPSSPVQLPPASGAEEPDLQSLEAMMEVVVVQQFKCKMCQYRSSTKATLLRHMRERHFRPVAAAAAAAGKKGRLRKWSTSTKTQEEEGPEEEDDDDIVDAGAIDDLEEDSDYNPAEDEPRGRQLRLQRPTPSTPRPRRRPGRPRKLPRLEISDLPDGVEGEPLVSSQSGQSPPEPQDPEAPSSSGPGHLVAMGKVSRTPVEAGVSQSDAENAAPSCPDEHDTPPRRRGRPSRRFLGKKYRKYYYKSPKPLLRPFLCRICGSRFLSHEDLRFHVNSHEAGDPQLFKCLQCSYRSRRWSSLKEHMFNHVGSKPYKCDECSYTSVYRKDVIRHAAVHSRDRKKRPDPTPKLSSFPCPVCGRVYPMQKRLTQHMKTHSTEKPHMCDKCGKSFKKRYTFKMHLLTHIQAVANRRFKCEFCEFVCEDKKVLLNHQLSHVSDKPFKCSFCPYRTFREDFLLSHVAVKHTGAKPFACEYCHFSTRHKKNLRLHVRCRHASSFEEWGRRHPEEPPSRRRPFFSLQQIEELKQQHSAAPGPPPSSPGPPEIPPEATPFHSSEAPSLLCPDTLGGATIIYQQGAEESTAMATQTALDLLLNMSAQRELGGTALQVAVVKSEDMEAGLASSGGQPSPEGATPQVVTLHVAEPGGSAAAESQLGPPDLPQITLAPGPFGGTGYSVITAPPMEEGISAPGTPYSEEPPGEAAQAVVVSDTLKEAGTHYIMATDGTQLHHIELTADGSISFPSPDALASGAKWPLLQCGGLPRDGPEPPSPAKTHRVGDSQSSASPPPATSKALGLAVPPSPPSAATAASKKFSCKICAEAFPGRAEMESHKRAHAGPGAFKCPDCPFSARQWPEVRAHMAQHSSLRPHQCSQCSFASKNKKDLRRHMLTHTKEKPFACHLCGQRFNRNGHLKFHIQRLHSPDGRKSGTPTARAPTQTPTQTIILNSDDETLATLHTALQSSHGVLGPERLQQALGQEHIIVAQEQTVTNQEEATYIQEITTADGQTVQHLVTSDNQVQYIISQDGVQHLLPQEYVVVPEGHHIQVQEGQITHIQYEQGAPFLQESQIQYVPVSPGQQLVTQAQLEAAAHSAVTAVADAAMAQAQGLFGTEEAVPEHIQQLQHQGIEYDVITLADD from the exons ATGACATCACCAATGTCCAGTTCCACCTTGGCCCACAGCCTAGCAGCCATTGAGGCCCTGGCAGATGGCCCCACATCCACATCCACATGCCTGGAGCCACCTGAGGAGGAGGCACAGGGTGGGCCCAGCTCCCCGGTGCAGCTGCCCCCAGCCTCCGGTGCCGAAGAACCGGACCTGCAGAGCCTGGAGGccatgatggaggtggtggtggtgcagCAGTTCAAATGCAAGATGTGCCAGTACCGGAGCAGCACCAAGGCCACACTGCTGCGCCACATGCGGGAGCGCCACTTCCGTCCAG tAGCAGCAGCCGCAGCAGCAGCTGGTAAAAAAGGACGTCTACGGAAGTGGAGCACCTCCACCAAGACCCAAGAGGAAGAGGGACCAGAGGAGGAGGACGATGACGACATTGTAGACGCTGGAGCCATTGATGACCTGGAGG AGGATAGCGACTATAATCCAGCTGAGGATGAGCCCCGAGGCCGGCAGCTTCGGCTCCAGCGCCCCACCCCCAGTACCCCAAGGCCTCGAAGGAGACCTGGCCGGCCCCGGAAGCTGCCCCGCCTGGAGATCTCAGACCTCCCAGATG GTGTGGAAGGAGAGCCTCTAGTGAGTTCCCAGAGTGGACAGAGCCCTCCAGAGCCACAGGATCCCGAGGCTCCCAGCTCCTCAGGCCCAGGACACCTGGTGGCCATGGGCAAGGTGAGCAGGACCCCTGTGGAAGCTGGTGTGAGCCAGTCAGATGCAGAGAACGCAGCCCCCTCCTGCCCGGATGAGCATGACACTCCGCCCCGGCGCCGAGGTCGACCTTCCAGGCGCTTCCTAGGCAAGAAATACCGCAA GTACTATTACAAGTCGCCCAAACCGCTTTTGAGGCCCTTCCTGTGCCGCATCTGTGGTTCTCGCTTTCTGTCCCACGAGGACCTGCGCTTCCACGTCAACTCCCATGAGGCTGGCGATCCCCAGCTCTTCAAGTGCCTGCAGTGCAGCTATCGTTCCCGCCGCTGGTCCTCGCTCAAG GAGCACATGTTCAACCACGTGGGCAGCAAGCCCTACAAGTGTGACGAGTGCAGCTACACCAGTGTCTACCGGAAGGATGTCATTCGGCACGCTGCTGTGCACAGCCGGGACCG GAAGAAGAGGCCAGATCCG ACTCCAAAGCTGAGCTCTTTCCCCTGCCCTGTGTGTGGCCGTGTGTACCCCATGCAGAAAAGACTCACGCAGCACATGAAGACGCACAGCACTGAGAAGCCCCACATGTGTGACAAG TGTGGAAAGTCCTTTAAGAAGCGCTACACTTTCAAAATGCACCTGCTCACGCACATCCAGGCTGTTGCCAACCGCAG GTTCAAGTGTGAGTTCTGCGAGTTTGTTTGTGAAGACAAGAAGGTACTGCTGAACCACCAGTTGTCCCACGTCAGTGACAAGCCCTTCAAATGCAGCTTTTGTCCCTACCGCACCTTCCGAGAGGACTTCCTGCTGTCCCATGTGGCTGTCAAGCACACAG GGGCCAAGCCCTTCGCCTGTGAGTACTGCCACTTCAGCACACGGCACAAGAAGAACCTACGCCTGCACGTACGGTGCCGACACGCAAGCAGCTTCGAGGAATGGGGGAGGCGCCACCCTGAGGAGCCCCCCTCTCGCCGTCGCCCCTTCTTCTCTCTGCAGCAGATTGAGGAGCTGAAGCAGCAGCACAGTGCGGCCCCTGGACCACCTCCCAGCTCCCCAGGACCTCCTGAG ATACCCCCAGAGGCGACACCTTTCCATTCATCTGAGGCTCCCTCACTGCTCTGTCCTGACACCCTGGGCGGTGCCACCATCATCTACCAGCAAG GAGCTGAGGAGTCGACAGCGATGGCCACGCAGACAGCCTTGGATCTTCTGCTGAACATGAGTGCTCAGCGGGAACTGGGGGGCACAGCCCTGCAG GTGGCCGTGGTGAAGTCGGAGGACATGGAAGCAGGGTTAGCATCCTCTGGTGGGCAGCCCTCCCCTGAAGGTGCCACTCCACAGGTGGTCACCCTCCACGTGGCAGAGCCGGGGGGCAGTGCAGCAGCCGAGAGCCAGCTAGGCCCTCCTGACCTACCGCAGATCACCCTGGCACCTGGCCCATTTGGTGGGACTGGCTACAGTGTCATCACAGCACCCCCTATGGAGGAGGGGATATCAGCTCCTGGCACACCTTACAG CGAGGAGCCCCCAGGAGAGGCAGCCCAGGCTGTGGTCGTGAGTGACACTCTAAAAGAAGCTGGCACCCACTACATCATGGCTACTGATGGTACCCAGTTGCACCACATTGAG ctcactgcagatgGCTCCATCTCCTTCCCAAGTCCAGATGCTCTGGCCTCTGGTGCCAAATGGCCCCTGCTGCAGTGTGGGGGGCTGCCCAGAGACGGCCCTGAGCCCCCATCTCCAGCCAAGACCCACCGTGTAGGGGACTCCCAGAGCTCTGCCTCCCCACCTCCTGCAACCAGCAAAGCCCTGGGCCTGGCAGTGCCCCCGTCACCACcatctgcagccactgctgcctcAAAGAAGTTTTCCTGCAAGATCTGTGCCGAGGCCTTCCCTGGCCGAGCTGAGATGGAGAGTCACAAGCGGGCCCATGCTGGGCCTGGTGCCTTCAAGTGCCCTGACTGCCCCTTCAGTGCCCGCCAGTGGCCCGAGGTCCGG GCGCACATGGCACAGCACTCAAGCCTGCGGCCCCACCAGTGTAGCCAGTGCAGCTTTGCCTCAAAGAACAAGAAGGACCTGCGTCGGCACATGCTGACTCACACCAAGGAGAAGCCTTTTGCATGCCACCTCTGTGGGCAGCG TTTCAACCGTAACGGGCACCTCAAGTTCCACATCCAGCGGCTGCACAGTCCTGATGGGAGGAAGTCAGGAACCCCTACAGCCCGGGCCCCTACCCAGACCCCAACCCAGACCATCATCCTGAACAGTGATGACGAAACACTGGCCACCCTGCACA CTGCACTCCAGTCCAGTCACGGGGTCCTGGGCCCAGAGCGGCTACAGCAGGCACTGGGCCAGGAACACATCATCGTTGCCCAGGAACAGACAGTGACCAATCAG GAGGAAGCCACCTACATCCAAGAGATCACCACGGCAGATGGCCAGACCGTACAGCACCTGGTGACCTCTGACAACCAG GTGCAGTATATCATCTCCCAGGATGGTGTCCAGCACCTGCTCCCCCAGGAGTATGTTGTGGTCCCTGAGGGCCATCACATCCAG GTACAGGAGGGCCAGATCACACACATCCAGTATGAACAAGGAGCCCCATTCCTTCAGGAGTCCCAG ATCCAGTATGTGCCTGTGTCCCCAGGCCAGCAGC
- the ZNF335 gene encoding zinc finger protein 335 isoform X2, translated as MEENEVESSSDAAPGPGRPEEPSESGLGVGTSEAVSADSSDAAAAPGQAEADDSGVGQSSDRGSRSQEEVSESSSSADPLPNGYLPDSSSVSHGPVAGVTGGPPALVHSSALPDPNMLVSDCTASSSDLGSAIDKIIESTIGPDLIQSCITVTSAEDGGAETTRYLILQGPDDGAPMTSPMSSSTLAHSLAAIEALADGPTSTSTCLEPPEEEAQGGPSSPVQLPPASGAEEPDLQSLEAMMEVVVVQQFKCKMCQYRSSTKATLLRHMRERHFRPVAAAAAAAGKKGRLRKWSTSTKTQEEEGPEEEDDDDIVDAGAIDDLEEDSDYNPAEDEPRGRQLRLQRPTPSTPRPRRRPGRPRKLPRLEISDLPDGVEGEPLVSSQSGQSPPEPQDPEAPSSSGPGHLVAMGKVSRTPVEAGVSQSDAENAAPSCPDEHDTPPRRRGRPSRRFLGKKYRKYYYKSPKPLLRPFLCRICGSRFLSHEDLRFHVNSHEAGDPQLFKCLQCSYRSRRWSSLKEHMFNHVGSKPYKCDECSYTSVYRKDVIRHAAVHSRDRKKRPDPTPKLSSFPCPVCGRVYPMQKRLTQHMKTHSTEKPHMCDKCGKSFKKRYTFKMHLLTHIQAVANRRFKCEFCEFVCEDKKVLLNHQLSHVSDKPFKCSFCPYRTFREDFLLSHVAVKHTGAKPFACEYCHFSTRHKKNLRLHVRCRHASSFEEWGRRHPEEPPSRRRPFFSLQQIEELKQQHSAAPGPPPSSPGPPEIPPEATPFHSSEAPSLLCPDTLGGATIIYQQGAEESTAMATQTALDLLLNMSAQRELGGTALQVAVVKSEDMEAGLASSGGQPSPEGATPQVVTLHVAEPGGSAAAESQLGPPDLPQITLAPGPFGGTGYSVITAPPMEEGISAPGTPYSEEPPGEAAQAVVVSDTLKEAGTHYIMATDGTQLHHIELTADGSISFPSPDALASGAKWPLLQCGGLPRDGPEPPSPAKTHRVGDSQSSASPPPATSKALGLAVPPSPPSAATAASKKFSCKICAEAFPGRAEMESHKRAHAGPGAFKCPDCPFSARQWPEVRAHMAQHSSLRPHQCSQCSFASKNKKDLRRHMLTHTKEKPFACHLCGQRFNRNGHLKFHIQRLHSPDGRKSGTPTARAPTQTPTQTIILNSDDETLATLHTALQSSHGVLGPERLQQALGQEHIIVAQEQTVTNQEEATYIQEITTADGQTVQHLVTSDNQVQYIISQDGVQHLLPQEYVVVPEGHHIQVQEGQITHIQYEQGAPFLQESQIQYVPVSPGQQLVTQAQLEAAAHSAVTVADAAMAQAQGLFGTEEAVPEHIQQLQHQGIEYDVITLADD; from the exons ATGGAGGAGAACGAGGTGGAGAGCAGCAGCGACGCGGCCCCTGGGCCTGGCCGGCCCGAGGAGCCCTCTGAGAGCGGCCTGGGTGTGGGCACCTCGGAAGCCGTGTCCGCCGACAGCAGCGACGCTGCGGCCGCCCCGGGGCAGGCAGAGGCCGATGACTCTGGTGTGGGGCAAAGCTCGGATCGCGGCAGCCGCTCTCAG GAGGAGGTATCCGAGAGCAGCTCGAGCGCAGACCCCCTGCCTAATGGCTACCTCCCTGATTCATCGTCTGTGTCCCATGGGCCAGTGGCAGGGGTAACAGGCGGTCCTCCAGCACTTGTGCACTCTAGTGCACTCCCAGACCCCAACATGCTGGTGTCCGACTGCACAGCTTCCTCCTCGGACCTGGGCTCAGCCATCGACAAGATCATCGAGTCCACCATCGGGCCCGACCTCATCCAGA GCTGCATCACTGTGACCAGTGCCGAGGATGGTGGGGCCGAGACCACACGGTACCTGATCCTGCAGGGCCCAGATGATG GAGCCCCCATGACATCACCAATGTCCAGTTCCACCTTGGCCCACAGCCTAGCAGCCATTGAGGCCCTGGCAGATGGCCCCACATCCACATCCACATGCCTGGAGCCACCTGAGGAGGAGGCACAGGGTGGGCCCAGCTCCCCGGTGCAGCTGCCCCCAGCCTCCGGTGCCGAAGAACCGGACCTGCAGAGCCTGGAGGccatgatggaggtggtggtggtgcagCAGTTCAAATGCAAGATGTGCCAGTACCGGAGCAGCACCAAGGCCACACTGCTGCGCCACATGCGGGAGCGCCACTTCCGTCCAG tAGCAGCAGCCGCAGCAGCAGCTGGTAAAAAAGGACGTCTACGGAAGTGGAGCACCTCCACCAAGACCCAAGAGGAAGAGGGACCAGAGGAGGAGGACGATGACGACATTGTAGACGCTGGAGCCATTGATGACCTGGAGG AGGATAGCGACTATAATCCAGCTGAGGATGAGCCCCGAGGCCGGCAGCTTCGGCTCCAGCGCCCCACCCCCAGTACCCCAAGGCCTCGAAGGAGACCTGGCCGGCCCCGGAAGCTGCCCCGCCTGGAGATCTCAGACCTCCCAGATG GTGTGGAAGGAGAGCCTCTAGTGAGTTCCCAGAGTGGACAGAGCCCTCCAGAGCCACAGGATCCCGAGGCTCCCAGCTCCTCAGGCCCAGGACACCTGGTGGCCATGGGCAAGGTGAGCAGGACCCCTGTGGAAGCTGGTGTGAGCCAGTCAGATGCAGAGAACGCAGCCCCCTCCTGCCCGGATGAGCATGACACTCCGCCCCGGCGCCGAGGTCGACCTTCCAGGCGCTTCCTAGGCAAGAAATACCGCAA GTACTATTACAAGTCGCCCAAACCGCTTTTGAGGCCCTTCCTGTGCCGCATCTGTGGTTCTCGCTTTCTGTCCCACGAGGACCTGCGCTTCCACGTCAACTCCCATGAGGCTGGCGATCCCCAGCTCTTCAAGTGCCTGCAGTGCAGCTATCGTTCCCGCCGCTGGTCCTCGCTCAAG GAGCACATGTTCAACCACGTGGGCAGCAAGCCCTACAAGTGTGACGAGTGCAGCTACACCAGTGTCTACCGGAAGGATGTCATTCGGCACGCTGCTGTGCACAGCCGGGACCG GAAGAAGAGGCCAGATCCG ACTCCAAAGCTGAGCTCTTTCCCCTGCCCTGTGTGTGGCCGTGTGTACCCCATGCAGAAAAGACTCACGCAGCACATGAAGACGCACAGCACTGAGAAGCCCCACATGTGTGACAAG TGTGGAAAGTCCTTTAAGAAGCGCTACACTTTCAAAATGCACCTGCTCACGCACATCCAGGCTGTTGCCAACCGCAG GTTCAAGTGTGAGTTCTGCGAGTTTGTTTGTGAAGACAAGAAGGTACTGCTGAACCACCAGTTGTCCCACGTCAGTGACAAGCCCTTCAAATGCAGCTTTTGTCCCTACCGCACCTTCCGAGAGGACTTCCTGCTGTCCCATGTGGCTGTCAAGCACACAG GGGCCAAGCCCTTCGCCTGTGAGTACTGCCACTTCAGCACACGGCACAAGAAGAACCTACGCCTGCACGTACGGTGCCGACACGCAAGCAGCTTCGAGGAATGGGGGAGGCGCCACCCTGAGGAGCCCCCCTCTCGCCGTCGCCCCTTCTTCTCTCTGCAGCAGATTGAGGAGCTGAAGCAGCAGCACAGTGCGGCCCCTGGACCACCTCCCAGCTCCCCAGGACCTCCTGAG ATACCCCCAGAGGCGACACCTTTCCATTCATCTGAGGCTCCCTCACTGCTCTGTCCTGACACCCTGGGCGGTGCCACCATCATCTACCAGCAAG GAGCTGAGGAGTCGACAGCGATGGCCACGCAGACAGCCTTGGATCTTCTGCTGAACATGAGTGCTCAGCGGGAACTGGGGGGCACAGCCCTGCAG GTGGCCGTGGTGAAGTCGGAGGACATGGAAGCAGGGTTAGCATCCTCTGGTGGGCAGCCCTCCCCTGAAGGTGCCACTCCACAGGTGGTCACCCTCCACGTGGCAGAGCCGGGGGGCAGTGCAGCAGCCGAGAGCCAGCTAGGCCCTCCTGACCTACCGCAGATCACCCTGGCACCTGGCCCATTTGGTGGGACTGGCTACAGTGTCATCACAGCACCCCCTATGGAGGAGGGGATATCAGCTCCTGGCACACCTTACAG CGAGGAGCCCCCAGGAGAGGCAGCCCAGGCTGTGGTCGTGAGTGACACTCTAAAAGAAGCTGGCACCCACTACATCATGGCTACTGATGGTACCCAGTTGCACCACATTGAG ctcactgcagatgGCTCCATCTCCTTCCCAAGTCCAGATGCTCTGGCCTCTGGTGCCAAATGGCCCCTGCTGCAGTGTGGGGGGCTGCCCAGAGACGGCCCTGAGCCCCCATCTCCAGCCAAGACCCACCGTGTAGGGGACTCCCAGAGCTCTGCCTCCCCACCTCCTGCAACCAGCAAAGCCCTGGGCCTGGCAGTGCCCCCGTCACCACcatctgcagccactgctgcctcAAAGAAGTTTTCCTGCAAGATCTGTGCCGAGGCCTTCCCTGGCCGAGCTGAGATGGAGAGTCACAAGCGGGCCCATGCTGGGCCTGGTGCCTTCAAGTGCCCTGACTGCCCCTTCAGTGCCCGCCAGTGGCCCGAGGTCCGG GCGCACATGGCACAGCACTCAAGCCTGCGGCCCCACCAGTGTAGCCAGTGCAGCTTTGCCTCAAAGAACAAGAAGGACCTGCGTCGGCACATGCTGACTCACACCAAGGAGAAGCCTTTTGCATGCCACCTCTGTGGGCAGCG TTTCAACCGTAACGGGCACCTCAAGTTCCACATCCAGCGGCTGCACAGTCCTGATGGGAGGAAGTCAGGAACCCCTACAGCCCGGGCCCCTACCCAGACCCCAACCCAGACCATCATCCTGAACAGTGATGACGAAACACTGGCCACCCTGCACA CTGCACTCCAGTCCAGTCACGGGGTCCTGGGCCCAGAGCGGCTACAGCAGGCACTGGGCCAGGAACACATCATCGTTGCCCAGGAACAGACAGTGACCAATCAG GAGGAAGCCACCTACATCCAAGAGATCACCACGGCAGATGGCCAGACCGTACAGCACCTGGTGACCTCTGACAACCAG GTGCAGTATATCATCTCCCAGGATGGTGTCCAGCACCTGCTCCCCCAGGAGTATGTTGTGGTCCCTGAGGGCCATCACATCCAG GTACAGGAGGGCCAGATCACACACATCCAGTATGAACAAGGAGCCCCATTCCTTCAGGAGTCCCAG ATCCAGTATGTGCCTGTGTCCCCAGGCCAGCAGC